In the Leptotrichia sp. oral taxon 212 genome, one interval contains:
- a CDS encoding oligopeptide ABC transporter substrate-binding protein — MNRRKMLMLFLLTVMLLVTACGPGEKKSKTGGNVNENVAFPVETANDAPAVKDAFLKVAIVKDSPLVGLLNDALYSDGYDGILIDNFLGAGIFETDENFEVTDGGIATLTVDAPNKKVTIKIKDGMKWSDGQPLVADDIIYAYEIVGNKDYTGIRYTDDNEKIIGMKEYHEGKASSISGIKKVDNSTVEISFSEIGQGVYTIGNGLIGYALPKHYLKDIPIKDLETSDKVRQKIVTTGPYTIEKTVHGESLELKANPYFYKGKPKTEKVTVEIVNSQTIVSALKAGKYDIAYQIPTDLYKTFKDLDNLQILGRQELYYSYMGFKVGKFDKAKGMSVVDPNAKMSDIKLRQALAYGLDVEQMVKAFYHGLRERATTSIPPVFKKYYTKDIKGFPYNPEKAKQLLDEAGYKDVNGDGYREDKNGKPFEVRIASMAGGDIAEPLVQFYIQQWKEIGIKAVLTTGRLIEFNSFYEKVKADDPEIDVFFAAWGTGSDLNAMKLKGPRAPFNYPRFVSDENTKLMEDTANPKTLTDPNYKAEAYKRWLAYYIDQAVEVPLTYRYEVFPINKRVKNYNISYASQSQWAVHLIELTAAEPIKSTK; from the coding sequence ATGAACAGACGAAAGATGCTTATGTTATTTTTATTAACAGTTATGTTATTAGTAACGGCATGTGGTCCAGGGGAAAAGAAAAGTAAGACAGGTGGGAATGTAAATGAAAATGTGGCATTTCCAGTTGAAACAGCAAATGATGCACCGGCAGTAAAGGATGCTTTTTTGAAAGTTGCAATAGTAAAGGACTCACCATTAGTAGGACTTTTAAATGATGCACTCTATTCAGATGGTTATGATGGAATCCTTATAGACAACTTTTTAGGTGCAGGTATATTTGAAACAGATGAAAATTTTGAAGTTACAGATGGAGGAATTGCAACTTTAACAGTAGATGCTCCAAATAAAAAAGTTACAATAAAAATAAAAGACGGAATGAAATGGTCAGATGGGCAACCTTTAGTTGCAGATGATATAATTTATGCATATGAAATTGTTGGAAATAAAGATTATACAGGAATAAGATATACTGACGATAATGAAAAGATAATAGGAATGAAGGAATATCATGAAGGAAAAGCTTCAAGCATATCAGGAATAAAAAAAGTGGATAACAGTACAGTTGAAATTTCTTTCAGCGAAATTGGACAGGGAGTGTACACAATAGGAAATGGTCTTATAGGATATGCTCTTCCAAAACATTATTTAAAAGATATACCTATAAAAGATCTTGAAACATCAGATAAAGTAAGACAGAAAATAGTAACAACAGGACCTTATACAATTGAAAAGACAGTACATGGAGAAAGCTTGGAACTTAAGGCAAATCCATATTTCTATAAAGGTAAACCAAAAACTGAAAAGGTTACAGTAGAAATTGTAAACTCACAGACTATAGTTTCAGCTTTGAAGGCAGGAAAATATGATATAGCTTATCAGATACCTACAGATTTATATAAAACATTTAAAGATCTTGATAATCTTCAAATACTTGGAAGACAGGAACTGTATTATTCATATATGGGATTTAAGGTAGGAAAATTTGATAAAGCAAAAGGTATGAGTGTAGTAGATCCAAATGCAAAAATGTCAGATATAAAATTGAGACAGGCACTTGCTTATGGACTTGACGTAGAACAGATGGTAAAAGCATTCTATCACGGATTAAGAGAAAGAGCGACGACATCAATACCTCCTGTATTTAAAAAATATTATACAAAAGATATAAAAGGGTTCCCATACAATCCTGAAAAAGCAAAACAGCTTTTAGACGAAGCAGGGTACAAGGATGTAAATGGAGATGGATACAGGGAAGATAAAAATGGAAAGCCTTTTGAAGTAAGAATAGCTTCAATGGCAGGAGGAGACATAGCAGAACCGTTAGTACAGTTCTATATACAGCAATGGAAGGAAATAGGAATAAAAGCTGTACTTACAACAGGAAGACTTATAGAATTTAACAGTTTCTATGAAAAAGTAAAAGCCGATGATCCTGAAATAGATGTCTTCTTTGCTGCATGGGGAACTGGAAGTGATCTGAATGCAATGAAGCTAAAAGGTCCACGTGCGCCATTTAACTATCCACGTTTTGTTTCTGATGAAAATACAAAACTTATGGAAGATACTGCAAACCCTAAAACATTGACAGATCCTAACTATAAGGCTGAAGCATACAAAAGATGGCTGGCATACTATATAGATCAGGCAGTTGAAGTACCTCTAACATATAGATATGAAGTATTCCCTATAAACAAAAGGGTAAAAAACTATAATATTTCATATGCAAGTCAAAGCCAGTGGGCAGTACACCTAATAGAATTGACAGCGGCAGAACCTATAAAATCAACTAAATAA
- a CDS encoding NlpC/P60 family protein, producing the protein MKKKNVILMASLSLFAMSCSTLQDKFGSRKRNHKVKTDSNVSDVADEKENDKEYTSDRHNLKSRFSNDSLVITKINELQERNQRLLISGTSSEIRTVKLQNALLQSFENWKGTRYSLGGDSSRGIDCSALTRRVYREVFSFELPRVTKDQIKVGRNVSRHNLKPGDILYFRPEGKYNHTAVYLGNSLFINASSSKGVILSSLEHSYWSKYFVRGVRVDNANI; encoded by the coding sequence ATGAAAAAGAAAAACGTTATTCTGATGGCTTCGCTTTCGTTATTTGCTATGAGCTGTTCAACTTTACAGGATAAATTCGGCTCGAGAAAAAGAAATCATAAAGTTAAGACAGATTCAAATGTTTCAGACGTAGCTGATGAAAAAGAAAACGACAAGGAATATACATCAGACAGGCACAATTTAAAAAGCAGATTTAGTAATGACAGTTTAGTTATTACTAAAATCAATGAATTGCAGGAAAGAAATCAAAGACTTCTGATTAGTGGTACAAGTTCTGAAATACGTACAGTAAAACTACAGAACGCCCTGTTACAGTCCTTTGAAAACTGGAAAGGAACAAGATATTCATTGGGTGGAGACTCAAGCAGAGGAATTGACTGTTCTGCATTAACACGTAGAGTTTACCGTGAAGTATTCAGCTTTGAACTACCTAGAGTAACAAAAGATCAGATTAAAGTAGGCAGAAATGTTTCAAGACATAATTTGAAACCAGGAGATATTTTATACTTCAGACCAGAAGGAAAATATAATCATACAGCTGTTTATCTAGGAAATTCGCTATTCATTAATGCTTCTTCTTCAAAAGGAGTTATATTATCATCATTGGAGCACTCTTACTGGTCAAAATACTTTGTACGTGGTGTAAGAGTAGATAATGCAAATATATAG
- a CDS encoding ABC transporter substrate-binding protein, with protein sequence MKSKKLMMLFLVAIMMLLTACGPGEKKSKKGGGETVDASKFPIETTNTAPAVKDAVLRVAIVKDSPLIGIFYSNIGQGDGYDGELISTFFRNEIFDLDENFEITDTGMATLSVDAPNKKATIKIKDGVKWSDGQPLTADDIIFAYKVIGSKDYTGVRYNDDNEKVVGMKEYHEGKAQDISGLKKIDDKTVEVSFTELGQGVYTGGNGLIASALPEHHLKDIPIKDLEKSEKVRNKMVTLGAYTIVSGVQGESLELKANPYTLEVNQKLKKQQWK encoded by the coding sequence ATGAAAAGCAAGAAGTTAATGATGCTGTTTCTGGTTGCTATTATGATGCTGCTTACAGCATGTGGACCAGGAGAAAAGAAAAGTAAGAAAGGTGGCGGGGAAACTGTAGATGCTTCAAAATTCCCTATTGAAACAACAAATACTGCACCTGCAGTAAAAGATGCAGTTTTAAGAGTTGCGATAGTAAAAGATTCTCCTTTAATCGGTATTTTCTATTCAAATATAGGTCAGGGAGATGGATATGATGGTGAATTAATATCTACTTTCTTTAGAAATGAAATATTTGATCTAGATGAAAACTTTGAAATCACAGACACAGGAATGGCAACATTATCTGTAGATGCTCCAAATAAAAAAGCTACAATAAAAATAAAAGATGGAGTAAAATGGTCAGATGGACAGCCATTGACAGCTGATGATATTATATTTGCATATAAAGTAATAGGAAGTAAAGATTACACAGGTGTAAGATATAATGATGACAATGAAAAAGTAGTAGGAATGAAGGAATATCATGAAGGTAAAGCACAGGATATTTCAGGACTTAAGAAAATTGATGACAAAACAGTAGAAGTTTCATTTACAGAACTGGGACAAGGTGTTTACACTGGAGGAAATGGATTAATAGCGTCAGCATTACCTGAACACCATTTAAAAGATATACCTATAAAAGATTTAGAAAAATCAGAAAAAGTAAGAAATAAAATGGTAACTTTAGGGGCATATACTATAGTTAGTGGAGTTCAAGGAGAAAGTTTAGAACTTAAAGCAAACCCATACACTTTAGAGGTAAACCAAAAATTGAAAAAGCAACAGTGGAAGTAG
- a CDS encoding oligopeptide ABC transporter substrate-binding protein, translated as MKFKSVVSVLIMMMVLMSCGPGQKKSAGGDKGSENIKFMTETQNNGNAVPGAVLSVAMVKDSPLVGIFNQAMYKDAYDGDIIDWFLGSYILDIDENFEVTDTGIATLSVDPENKKATIKIKDGMKWSDGQPIVADDIIYTYEVIGNKEYTGVRYSDESAKIVGMEDYKAGKASTISGIKKVDDKTVEISFKEMGQGIYTGGNGMERYAMPKHYLKDVPIKDLEKSEKIRSKVVVAGPYTISSIVPGESIELKGNPYYFKGKPKTDKVTIQIVNSQTITAAMKSGKYDIVLDIPTELYKTYKDLDNIDTLGRQELYYSYLGFKMGKYDKTKGENVVNPNAKVADLKLRQALAYGLDIKQMVKAFYDGLREKATSSVPPVFEKYYPKDLAGFPYDPEKAKKLLDEAGYKDVNGDGYREDKNGKPFEIKIAAMSGGDIAEPLVQFYIQQWKEIGIKGVLATGRLIEFNSFYDKVEADDPEIDVYFAAWGVGTNLGPYETAGRKSMFNYSRFASDENDKLMAEVTSPKTLTDPNYKPEAYKKWQEYYINQAVEVPLTYRYQLYPVNKRVKNFDVAYGYEKRGKGMHLVELTAAEPIKSTK; from the coding sequence ATGAAATTTAAAAGTGTAGTTTCAGTGTTAATTATGATGATGGTGTTAATGTCGTGCGGTCCTGGGCAGAAAAAAAGTGCAGGTGGAGATAAGGGTTCTGAAAATATAAAATTTATGACAGAAACTCAGAATAATGGAAATGCAGTTCCCGGAGCAGTGCTCAGTGTAGCTATGGTTAAGGATTCACCATTAGTAGGAATATTTAACCAGGCAATGTATAAGGACGCCTATGACGGAGATATAATTGACTGGTTTTTAGGAAGTTATATTTTGGATATTGATGAAAACTTTGAAGTAACTGATACAGGAATAGCCACTTTAAGCGTAGATCCGGAAAACAAAAAGGCAACTATAAAAATAAAAGATGGAATGAAATGGTCTGATGGTCAGCCAATAGTTGCAGATGATATTATCTATACTTATGAAGTAATAGGTAATAAAGAGTATACAGGGGTAAGATACAGTGATGAAAGTGCCAAAATAGTAGGAATGGAAGATTATAAAGCAGGAAAGGCATCTACAATTTCAGGAATTAAAAAAGTTGATGACAAGACAGTGGAGATTTCTTTTAAAGAAATGGGACAGGGGATCTATACAGGAGGAAACGGTATGGAAAGATATGCAATGCCAAAGCATTACTTAAAGGATGTTCCTATAAAGGATCTTGAAAAATCAGAAAAAATAAGAAGTAAAGTGGTAGTGGCAGGGCCTTATACTATAAGCAGCATAGTGCCTGGAGAAAGTATAGAACTAAAAGGGAATCCTTATTATTTTAAAGGAAAACCTAAAACAGACAAGGTTACAATACAGATTGTAAATTCACAGACAATAACTGCCGCAATGAAGTCCGGAAAGTATGACATAGTACTGGATATCCCTACAGAGCTGTATAAAACTTATAAAGACCTTGACAATATAGATACACTTGGAAGACAGGAACTTTATTATTCATATTTAGGATTCAAGATGGGAAAATATGATAAAACAAAAGGTGAAAATGTAGTCAATCCAAATGCAAAAGTGGCAGATTTGAAATTAAGACAGGCACTTGCCTATGGACTTGATATAAAACAGATGGTAAAGGCTTTCTATGATGGATTAAGAGAAAAAGCAACTTCTTCTGTGCCACCTGTGTTTGAAAAATATTATCCAAAAGATTTAGCAGGATTCCCTTACGATCCTGAAAAGGCTAAAAAACTTTTAGATGAGGCAGGATATAAAGATGTAAATGGTGACGGATACAGGGAAGATAAAAATGGAAAACCATTTGAAATAAAAATCGCTGCAATGTCAGGCGGAGACATAGCAGAACCGCTAGTGCAGTTCTATATACAGCAATGGAAGGAAATAGGAATAAAAGGTGTTCTTGCAACAGGAAGACTTATAGAATTTAACAGTTTTTATGACAAAGTTGAGGCAGATGATCCGGAAATAGATGTATATTTTGCGGCGTGGGGAGTTGGAACAAACTTAGGGCCATACGAAACAGCAGGACGTAAATCAATGTTCAATTATTCAAGATTTGCTTCAGATGAAAATGATAAACTTATGGCTGAAGTGACAAGTCCTAAAACATTGACAGATCCTAATTATAAGCCTGAAGCCTATAAAAAATGGCAGGAATATTATATAAATCAGGCAGTGGAAGTACCTCTGACTTACAGATATCAGTTGTATCCTGTAAATAAAAGGGTTAAAAACTTTGATGTGGCTTACGGATATGAAAAGCGTGGAAAAGGAATGCACCTAGTTGAACTTACAGCGGCAGAACCTATAAAATCTACAAAGTAA
- a CDS encoding ABC transporter substrate-binding protein, with the protein MEVVNSNTVVSALKTGKYDIALRIPTDLYKSYKDLNNLEILGRQELYYSYMAFKVGKFDKAKGENITDPNAKMADLKLRQALVYGLDVEQMVKAFYYGLRERATMAVPPAFKKYYSKDIPGFPYNPEKAKQLLDEAGYKDVNGDGYREDKNGKPFEVRIASMAGGDIAEPLAQFYIQQWKEIGIKGVLSTGRLIEFNSFYDKVQADDPEIDVFFAAWSVGTNLNPIEGGGRKSPFNFPRFVSDENDKLMAEISSPKTLEDPNYKAEAYKKWQEYYINQAVEVPLTYRYEIFPVNKRVKNYYVGYDMYLNGKMVNQWELTAAEPIKATN; encoded by the coding sequence GTGGAAGTAGTAAACTCAAATACTGTAGTATCAGCTTTAAAAACAGGAAAATATGATATAGCATTACGTATTCCTACAGATCTGTATAAATCATATAAGGATTTAAATAACCTTGAAATACTTGGAAGACAGGAATTATATTATTCATATATGGCATTTAAAGTAGGAAAATTTGACAAGGCAAAAGGAGAAAATATAACAGATCCAAATGCAAAAATGGCAGATTTAAAATTAAGACAGGCTCTTGTTTACGGTCTTGACGTAGAACAGATGGTAAAAGCTTTCTATTATGGATTAAGAGAAAGAGCTACAATGGCTGTACCTCCTGCATTTAAAAAATATTATTCAAAAGACATACCGGGATTCCCTTATAATCCTGAAAAGGCAAAACAGCTTTTAGATGAAGCAGGATATAAAGATGTAAATGGAGATGGATACAGAGAAGATAAAAATGGAAAACCATTTGAAGTAAGAATAGCTTCAATGGCAGGAGGAGATATAGCAGAACCATTGGCACAGTTCTACATACAGCAATGGAAGGAAATAGGAATAAAAGGTGTACTTTCTACAGGAAGACTTATAGAATTTAACAGTTTTTATGATAAAGTACAGGCTGATGATCCTGAAATAGATGTGTTCTTTGCAGCATGGTCAGTTGGAACAAACCTGAATCCAATAGAAGGTGGAGGAAGAAAATCACCATTTAACTTCCCAAGATTTGTTTCAGATGAAAATGATAAGCTTATGGCTGAAATTTCCAGTCCTAAAACATTGGAAGATCCTAACTATAAAGCAGAAGCATATAAAAAATGGCAGGAATACTATATAAATCAGGCAGTAGAAGTACCTCTGACTTACAGATATGAAATCTTCCCTGTAAATAAAAGAGTTAAAAATTATTATGTAGGATATGATATGTATCTAAACGGTAAAATGGTTAACCAGTGGGAACTTACAGCTGCAGAACCTATAAAAGCAACTAATTAA